The genomic window ACGTCCGAGGCTGTGTCCCCGGCTCCGACGACTCTTTCCTCTATGTTAAGGACAGTAAAAAGCTTGTCAAGAGCAAGGCTCAATTggctttgaagaagggtaAGCCTGAAGAAGAGTGGCTGCCCAAGGGTGTTGTGTCTTTGCCTACGCCCGCGGGAACCGTTGAGAAGGTCAAGGAGGAAGGATGGCCAGAGGTAGTCGAATGGAAGGGTGATGGATGGGCAGAAAAGTAGAGTATTGGAGCTACACAGATGCATTCTTGACTTGTCATACATGATATATGCTTATGCAAGATACATATTGCAAGGAAACAGAGAATAAGATGAATGTCCCTACAATAAAACTCTACCGACACCCATGCCAACGCCGAGCATGACACCCAAACCCAAAGTGATACTCTTTGCGACGCCTTCCACACTCAAACCAGAGCCGCTCAGCGACTTGGTAGACACAGCAGCAGCGCTTCCGCTGCTGGTAGCCGTCGCTGAACCAGCAGCGACGACGTTTGTAGGAGCTGAGACTCCGTTCAGAGACGCAGCGACGTTGAACGGCGAGTTGCCGTTAGAGTCGTAAAAGTCGAGAAGGATGTGGTTGGGGTTTCGGCCCCAAAGCTGTCGACAGTTGTCCACGTGGTAACCGATGGAGCCAGTCCCAGTCTCGGCATTGGTCTCGTTGAGCTTGTCTTTGTTTGGGATAAAGAATTGGGTGGAGGCGAAAGAATAACTCTGGTGAAATGTCAATATGAGATTATATGGCGTGGTTTTGCAATCTCGGCTCACCTTGTCAAGGAAGTGATTGATGAGGAAAGGTTGAGCGCCGGTATCACCGCTAGAGCGATTAACAGCACATCCAAACTCCTGGTCCGTAACATCTAGATAATGTCAGCTGCTGTTTTTATCTATGCAGGCAGCTGGCACTTACCATATGGGTCTTCCCACATGGCAGCAAATTCATTGAGCAAGTACCCCACGCTGCTGGTGTCGGCCTCATAATCCATAAAGGCAACAACTGTCGTGCCAGCGTCAATCATGTCGGATAAAGTAGGCCAGTCAGAGAGTTGAGTAGGTTGACTGGAAGGGGTATAGACCTTGCTGGCCAAACCGGCGGACTCAAAGACAGACGAAAACGAGGTGGGAGGTAGGTTGTCGCTGTTGACAATGAGAATGGTGATCACTAGTACTTTATTAGCTTGATCCACGGCATGTTAGCGAGACGGGCTTACCGTCATTCGGGTTGTCGTTGACCCATGAGGCAACGGTGGTGAGATAGTCAGACATCAAGCCGCCATCAAGCAATGACTAAGGTAGGTGTCAACATGACTTTTTGGCTGCAGCCTTGGTATTTTATACACTCACACAAGAAGAATGGCACAAGTGAATACCATCAGACGAATTATGCCTATCATATTGTTCAACATATGTTTGAAAATGATGGAAACACTGTGAATAGAGCTCACGCTTGGATCTGCAATGTCCTGATACCATCATTCTACTCTGCATTAGACACGTTTACGACTCGAGAAAGCAGCATGGAGTTGAGCTCACCAGCTGCGACGTGACATCTTTATCCTGATCATCTGCCATGCTGCTACCCACGGCGTATGAATCGTGCGCTCCGATGAATGTAACATTAGAGTAAAGCCTAGAGCAGAGCTCAGAATGGCCGTTACAAGTTGTGGCGGCAAGGATGGACGGGAGGGCGGAAAGCGAGGCGAAGAAAAGAGTGAGGTCGAAAAGCATTTGTTACTAGCGTCTATGGAATGTGCGAGTAGAAGTGTAGAAGATGATGACCAGCGTCAAGTGAAGGACTAAAAACAGGTAAAGAGCGAAATGCAAGCTGTGCGGGTGACGTCTGTTAGCAGACTGCGAAAGAACGGTGGCTGTGGGTCCAAGCGTTGGAGTGGTTGCTAAGAGCTGTGTGGCCGATGGGCTGTCTCGGGGATGCTCCTTTGGTCTATGGAGGGAAGCGTATTAAAGAGGTAAACGAtgagaaagaagagaagacAGATGAAGAGACTCAATTGTAGCATGGCTGAAGAATCATGGGGCAAGTCATGGGGCGAGTTAAGGGGCGAGGACAAAAACAAGGAAAGAATAGTTCATTCAAGACGCGTCCACCCCTGAGACGCGTGAAGCGAGCGAAAAAATAGTATGCCAAGATTAGAGGGAAACTGGGTGCTGCATAGAGGGGCATAGACAATAGATGTTTGCATAAGCTATAAGTGCTTGCCTTGCATCTTTCGTCTCCGGTATCCAATCCAGCACATCCATCCTTATACACTCCGTCCCTAGCTGCTTAACCCACTTTACCCGTTTTCACAGCTGGACTTCCCGCTTTCTTCCCACCGCGTCAAAAATAAACCTGTGTAGCCGACAAGCGAGAGTCGCGGCTTTCCGACGGGATCTAATCCACGCGAGAACCACGCTGCCATTCGCTCGCAACCACGTCATAACAGCCGGCCAGTGCCCCCATTCATCTGCTGGTCAAATAAATGTTGATCTTTGTTTCTTTCAATCAGCCAATAATCTCCGCTCTCCAGCCACTCCAGCAACATATTGTTACTGCCATACTCTCCTCTTTTTCACTTCACACCCACCCCATAGCGGCCCAGCCTAGAGCATAGAGATATACATACCACCCAGTTGGGCTACGTACCACGCCGCCCTCACCTACAATACCATCCCTCAGCCTTCGCAACCCATCGCAGACATGGGCACAACCCTTTCCCCCTTCAGATATGTCCAGCTAGCACGCTACGTCGTCAGTCGCTGGATAGATAGCATCCCTACTATCAAGGGAAAGGGCAAAGCACACCTCGATAACCTCCACGCACGTGCTGGAAACTACTTGCTCAAGTCTGAAGCCGCTCCCCATGCACCACCTCCAGCGGAAGCCCCCCAGGCTGAAGCTGGCCCTTCACGATTGGCTGGGGCTCGTGAAAACCAGCCACATCAGCACGGCCATCATGAATATCAGCAGAAGGAGCACCATCGACACTACAGACATCCGCCCCGATTTCCCAAACTCGCCCCCGATCCCAAATGGCCGCCCGGTCCAAAAGAGATTTACAATCTGATGAATGACGAGAGGCTTTTTGTGCCAGGAGCTGTAAAACCGCCAAGGGAGGTTGTCGTTCTGTGCCATGGTGAGTTTCTTTGACAACCACACGGAACCCACAGCCGACAGTGAAGCAGGTCTGTATGGATTTTCGACGGCGACACCGATACCACTGTTTCCTTCACTCAAATTGCATTACTGGGCGAGCGTGTTGGAAGTCTTGAGAGATAAAATGGGCGTCAAGGTTGTGGTTGTTGGTGTCAAGGGGTAAGTCTTGCCCCTGTGGCAGTGAGAAACCGGGCTGACATCATATTAAAGCACCGGCTCGATTAAAGAGCGTGCAGAGCAAATGCACGAGTTTTTGAAAAAGACTCTTCCTCGCGGCACAGGTGTCAACTTTGTGGCGCATTCCATGGGTGGCCTTGACTGCCGGCATCTGATATCAACTATCAAGCCAACGTCTTATACTCCCTTATCGCTCACCACTATCGGCACACCCCACCGTGGATCCCCCTTCATGGATTGGTGCGCTGCCAATATTGGTGTCGGGTCGGCTGCTGCTGTAGCTGCTTCACTCACTGCGGAAAAGCTCAAAGCTCTTCCCTATTCTCTCAAATCTCCGCTTCTTGCTCGCTCACCGCCTACACAAACGAAGCCAGATACCATCACGTCCATCGCCGCGGGACTTACTTCGTACCTCTTGTCCATTTTCGACTCCCCTGCCTACTCCAACCTCACAACCACATATCTTCGTGATCACTTTAACCCGTCCACACCAGACGATCCTTCTGTCAAATACACGTCCGTAGCCGGGCGAATCTCCAAGATGTCTGTCTTACATCCATTATGGTTCCCCAAGCTTGTGCTCGATGCTGCTGCCGAGAACGGCTACGCCGAAGACACGTCCAACATGGTCTATGGGCCGGAGGGGAAGCCGAGGTATGAGGGTAACGATGGTCTTGTAAGCGTGTCCAGCGCTAAATGGGGTGATTATCTTGGCGCTGTAGATGAGTGTCATCACTGGGACCTTCGAGGAGAGGGCGGCCTGTTCCCCAGTAACGTCTCGTCCATCTTTCTTCAAGATGAcaaaaagaagggagagggcaagcatggaggaggatgggaATTGGACAAGGAGAGTGCCCCGGGTACGGGCGGGGTCCATGAGCATCTTGGCCTAGCCTCGAAGGAGAAGGACATGATGGAGATGACAAATATCAAGGATTCTGGAACGGGGGCTTCTTCAAAGTCAGAAAAGCCTTCAAGCACCAGTTCGTCTAGCTGGGATATCGCTCAAGTCGGACAAGTTGTCGACTGGGTCACAGATTTCCTTCCTGGAGGCAAGACGACCGAAGCCGGGAAAAGGCAGCTGGAGGAAGCTaagatggagaaggagggcAAAGTAGAActggaaaaggaaaaagagagagagaagaagaggaaggacAAGTTTGACTTGGAGCGGTTTTATGGTGGTTTAATGATAAAGTTGAGGGATGATGGGTTCTGATTTGGAGGGTGTCTTTGCTTTGTTTGTGTTGCATCATCAGTTAGATAGTATTATCATCATTCAAATAAATTATTAGCATTTTTGACTTGTAACAGTATGTATGGTTTCAACATCAGAGGATGCCGCTTTCATAAATACATTATGACATGCAAATTCATCGAGAGCGTGAAAAAGCTGCCCCAAAAAGGTATATATAGTCGACCGAAGGAAGGAGTTAACGGAATTGTCGCCTTCCGAGCTTCACATTTACGTAACGGGTAATGGTAAGGTGGGCTAACGTTTCCAGTCGGAAGTCGGAGATGTATGTAAAAAGGACATCGTACTTGAGCCTATAGTATAGCAACTCAAACAAAATGTCTTCCAATACACCAGTCTCCTCCTCAGCGGACTCTTCGTCTCTTCGCGCTCGCAGGCCCATCACTCTTGACCCTCAAACACCAACTTCCTCTCTCCATTCTTTCCCCTCTCTCAACTCCACCGTCATCGGAACAAGCAACAGTCCTCCCTCTGACGGCGCCGAGCTTAGTGTTCCACCTCGATCCGCTACCACGAACGGCGGGCCACCTTCTGCTGCAAGCTCCAATGTGTTCTTTCCAGGAGGGTTACCACTGCCCGCAGTGAAGGGAGTGATTAGTGGGATTGAATCACCTAGACATGGGAGAGGATCTCCCTCTATTGGAAACGTAAATCCTTTTTTCCTCCGATCGGAACTTGCATGCCAAACAAGATTTCAGGGCTAACTCCGAGGATTTAAGAGACGAGATATTCCCGGCTCGCCGATAACACCTACCACATCCATCACAGTACCAGCTAAGACTGAGTCCGCACAAACAACACCGACAGGCGGAGTTGCCGTTCagcaggaagaagagtacAAGCCAAGAGTCGTTTTCAGAAGTGACCCTACGGTGAAGAGCTGCCTGTTGGGAttgaagatggagaagaaggatgagatTGCGAGATTGTTTGGCGTTGTTTAAGAAGCGTTCCCCTTTGAGGAAACGTTGTGTAGGATATTACGACTTGGAAAAACCTTTTGACATCTGTCACGTAGATGAGACGTTTTTCACTATTGGCAAGCAATGCCTGATAATAAATACATAGACTAGCATTTATTTCAACCAATGTGTAGTAATGATGACAACCTTTCAAAAAACCGGTATTCCAACACGGTCCTTTTTCATTCTTCTGATGCCTGATTCCCAGCGAGAAAATATAATACCCATAAAATCATCTCAATATCTTTTTCCAGGTTTATCCTTATAATACAAAGAGCAAGGGGACGCGAAAAGCAACCCTGCCTAAAGGGAAACAATCCCGACAAATCAAACAGTCTCCACCCATTCCTGCTGAATATCCTTGTCGCCAACTTTTTCAGCACTTGCCGAGCCGGATAATGGTCCAGCACTGGAAGAGCCCAAGATGATCTCCTGAATATCCGACTTGGCGAGGTTGTCTTCATGAGCGGTGTTGGAGTTGAAGACTTGGTCCATCTGCTCGAGCGTTTTACCCCTGTTCAGATTATCATCAGCATTTAAACGAGAAAGCAAGTTTTCTTCGTCCAAAACTTACTTGGGCTCAGGGCAGAAGAACCAAACATAGACACCGGAAAGGAATGTGCAGGCgccgaagaagaggaaagtGCCAAACTTGATGTTCTGAAGCATGGGCGGGGTGATAAGGCCAATAATAAAGTTGCCCAACCAGTTGGAGCAAGTCGTGATCGCGACACCCTTGGCTCGGCGACTTGAAGTGTGAACCTCGGCAGCTATGAGATGCTGTCATCAGTCTCTTGGTCTGCGCATATTGTGCTCCAGAACGCAAAAAGCAAGTAACTTACGCATGGCCCAAGGTACGGGAGCCCAACCAACACCGTAGGTGAAGATGTAAATGAAAATAAAGGCGACGGCCACCCATGCCTCCTTGCTGTATCGAACCCAATCGTGACTGAACTTGGCCATGACGACAGCCACAACGACATGGCAAATGGTGTTGGCAGTAGATCcgaaaagaagaagaggctTTCGTCCTACTCTGTCAATGAAGAAAAAGGCGACAATACAGGCGACGAATTGAATAATGTTGAGTACACCACTCATGTCAATCTGCATCTCATAGTCGAGACCGAGTTGTTCAAAGAGGGTAGGGGAGTAGTAGATGAGCTGAAT from Cryptococcus gattii WM276 chromosome E, complete sequence includes these protein-coding regions:
- a CDS encoding uncharacterized protein (Similar to TIGR gene model, INSD accession AAW43671.1), with protein sequence MLFDLTLFFASLSALPSILAATTCNGHSELCSRLYSNVTFIGAHDSYAVGSSMADDQDKDVTSQLNDGIRTLQIQAHNSSDGIHLCHSSCSLLDGGLMSDYLTTVASWVNDNPNDVITILIVNSDNLPPTSFSSVFESAGLASKVYTPSSQPTQLSDWPTLSDMIDAGTTVVAFMDYEADTSSVGYLLNEFAAMWEDPYDVTDQEFGCAVNRSSGDTGAQPFLINHFLDKVSRDCKTTPYNLILTFHQSYSFASTQFFIPNKDKLNETNAETGTGSIGYHVDNCRQLWGRNPNHILLDFYDSNGNSPFNVAASLNGVSAPTNVVAAGSATATSSGSAAAVSTKSLSGSGLSVEGVAKSITLGLGVMLGVGMGVGRVLL
- a CDS encoding Lipase 2, putative (Similar to TIGR gene model, INSD accession AAW43672.1) → MGTTLSPFRYVQLARYVVSRWIDSIPTIKGKGKAHLDNLHARAGNYLLKSEAAPHAPPPAEAPQAEAGPSRLAGARENQPHQHGHHEYQQKEHHRHYRHPPRFPKLAPDPKWPPGPKEIYNLMNDERLFVPGAVKPPREVVVLCHGLYGFSTATPIPLFPSLKLHYWASVLEVLRDKMGVKVVVVGVKGTGSIKERAEQMHEFLKKTLPRGTGVNFVAHSMGGLDCRHLISTIKPTSYTPLSLTTIGTPHRGSPFMDWCAANIGVGSAAAVAASLTAEKLKALPYSLKSPLLARSPPTQTKPDTITSIAAGLTSYLLSIFDSPAYSNLTTTYLRDHFNPSTPDDPSVKYTSVAGRISKMSVLHPLWFPKLVLDAAAENGYAEDTSNMVYGPEGKPRYEGNDGLVSVSSAKWGDYLGAVDECHHWDLRGEGGLFPSNVSSIFLQDDKKKGEGKHGGGWELDKESAPGTGGVHEHLGLASKEKDMMEMTNIKDSGTGASSKSEKPSSTSSSSWDIAQVGQVVDWVTDFLPGGKTTEAGKRQLEEAKMEKEGKVELEKEKEREKKRKDKFDLERFYGGLMIKLRDDGF
- a CDS encoding Hypothetical protein (Similar to TIGR gene model, INSD accession AAW43673.1; CNE02720), whose amino-acid sequence is MSSNTPVSSSADSSSLRARRPITLDPQTPTSSLHSFPSLNSTVIGTSNSPPSDGAELSVPPRSATTNGGPPSAASSNVFFPGGLPLPAVKGVISGIESPRHGRGSPSIGNRRDIPGSPITPTTSITVPAKTESAQTTPTGGVAVQQEEEYKPRVVFRSDPTVKSCLLGLKMEKKDEIARLFGVV